The Candidatus Paceibacterota bacterium region GTTCCACGGATCGAGCATATAGCTCTCATGTGTAGGCGCGGTTCTATCGCGCGAGCTCGATCCATGCGTCGAGGGGCACATCCTCCGCGCGTATATTTTCATCAAGTCTCAGCTCGGCGAATTTTCGAGCAACTTCTTCTTTCGATAGAACGGCATCGAGGTTCTTCGCGAGCCTCTTCCGTTTCTGCCCGAAGCCCGCTTTGACGACGTCGAAGAATCTTTCTTCCGCCGCACGATCGCCGAAAGGATCTCGGATATCGGAAAGCTTTATCACTGCTGAATCCACGTTCGGTATCGGAAAGAAATTTCCCCGCGAGACGCTCATCGATATCTCCGGGCGCGCGTATGCCTTCACCGACAATGAAAGGACGCTCTCTTTCCCGTCTCGCGCGACGATCCTCGCTGCGACTTCTTTTTGCACCATGAGGACCATGAGCGACGGCTTGTTCTGCGCGGAAAGAAAATCCCTGATGATACCGCCGGTGACGTAGTAAGGAATGTTAGCGATCACTTTGTACGCGCTGTTCGTGACTTCGTTCAAATCCATTTCCATAATATCGTCATGAACGAGTTCGAGCGCACCCTTCGCGATGTCTTCCTTGAACGTTTCGGCGAGGACGGGAATGAGGCGGTCGTCTTTTTCGATCGCCTTCACGTGCGCGCCTGCTTCGAGGAGCGCCTTGGTAAGGACGCCCTTGCCCGGGCCGATCTCGATCACCCGCTCTCCGGGGACGACGTTGCCCGCATTGACGATAGCTCCGACGATGCGCGGCGATATGAGGAAATTCTGGCCGAGAGACTTTTTCGCAAAAAGCATGTGTAGCGAGCGATGGTTACGTGGAGCCGGTTCTCTATATATCGAAATATATCACCTTTCCCCCCGACGTCGCCCGCTCCTCCTGTTCCAGATATTTTTCAGGGATGTCGAATATGAATTCCGACGGCACGGTGACCTGGCGCGACCCGTATATGGTACGCATGGACGCATGCGACATATAGAGCTTCTTCTTAGCCCTCGTTACGGCCACATAGAAGAGGCGGCGCTCTTCCTCGTCGTCGCGCTTGTCGCGCTTCGATTCCATGGCCCGGTGCGGGAAAAGATCCTGCTCGAGGCCGGTAATGAACACGTATTCGAATTCGAGGCCCTTCGATGCGTGTATGGTCATGAGGCGCACCGCGGGCTTGTTCTCTTCCATCTCATCCTGGTCGGTCGCGAGCGACGCGTCTTCGAGGAGCTTGGCGATACCTTCGCCTGGGACCATGAAATCGTATTTGGTCGCGAGGGTCGCGAGCTCGCGCATGTTCTCGAGGCGCTCGAGGTCTTCGTCCGGGCCGTCCTTGAGCGAGTCTCCGAGCCCGCTCCTTCTTATGACGAATTTCACCAGTTCAGAGGCTTTCTCGCCCATGGATTTTTTTGCGATGTCGTCCAGTATCGAATTAAAGCTTGCCCATTTCTCGGAATGCGATGCCGAAAGCCTATCGAGCATGCCCGAAAATATTTTAGCTATCGTCACTTTGCCTATGCCGCGCGCCGGGACGTTGATGACCCGCTGAAGGTCCGAAAGCGAGTCGCGATTGAGAGCAGCGCGAATATATGACAGAACGTCTTTGACCTCTTTTCGTCCGAAGAATTTCACGCCGAGCACCTGATAGTCCACGCCGCGATTAAGCATCGCCTCTTCGAGCGCGCGCGACTGGAAGTTGGCGCGGTAGAGGATTGCGATCTCGCTCGGGTCCGTTCCGCGCGAAATGAGGTCCGCGGCGCGCTCTGATATGAACCGGGCCTCGTCGTTCTCGTCGAATGCCTGGTAGAGCGTGATCGAGTCACCCGTTCCCTGCTTGGTGAAGAGATTCTTTTCGAAGCGGTTCTTGTTCTTCTTGATGATATGATTCGCGACTTCGAGGATCGTCTGGGTCGAACGGTAGTTCTCCTCGAGCGTCACCATTTGAGCGCCCGGATAGTCGCGCTCGAACGACAGGATGTTTTTGATGTCGGCGCCTCGCCATGAATATATGTTCTGATCCACGTCGCCCACGACGCAAATATTCTTTTTCTCTCCTGCGAGGAGCTTGGCGATCTTATATTGGACTTTGTTGGTGTCTTGGTACTCGTCTATATGTATGTAATGCCAGACCTTCTCGTAATGAGCGCGGATCTCAGGATTTTTTTCGAGGAGCTCTGCGGTTTTGAGAAGAAGATCGTCGAAATCGAGGGCTTTTTCCTTGCGGAGCGCCGCATCGTATTTCTGCCAGACGTTGTGGACGATCTCGCGCATGTAATCGTTGCCGACGGTTTCATAGAATTGCGAGCTGTTCACGGCATTGCCCTTCTCTTTCGATATTATCGACAGGATCACGTTCGGCTCGTATTGCTTTGGATCGAGACCGAGCTCGACGAGGGCGTCTTTGACCGCGCGGCGGGAATCGGATCGGTCGAATATGCTGAAGTAGCGGGTCAGGCCGAGCCTCTGGGCGTTTTCCTTGATTATATGGACGCCAAGGGAGTGGAACGTCGAAACGAACGGCCGTTCGTCGAATGAAACAGGCAGATTGAGGTCGCTTTCCTCGATCAGCTTGAAGACGCGCTCCCTCATTTCCTTGGCCGCCTTGTTGGTGAAGGTGATCGCCAGTACATTCGCCGGTTTCACTCCCGATTTTATGAGATGAAGGATACGATGAGTGATAGTCTTAGTCTTTCCCGCTCCCGCTCCAGCTAAAATAAGCACAGGACCCTCGGTTTTGAGCACGGCTTCCCTCTGCCTGTCGTTAAGACCCTGGAGATGATTCACAGATCAATTCTAGCATAGCGTAATAGGTACATTATACGGCTTTGTTAAGCCTTTTAGGTTCTATCGGGATAAAACGTGGATTTCCCGTGGACAACGTTCGTTGACTAAACCGGAGCGGCAGGTATAGTTAGAGGGCACTGAGCATCAGATTCCCTGAAATATGGCTTAATAGAGCCATAAATTACAGAAATGCTGTGGTTCCCGGATAAAGCAAGCACTATTTCTACGTCTCCTATAACGCCTTCGCCTCGTTTTGTCGGTTTTGGCGGTCAAAAAGGTAACATATGGCTTAAAATCGGGCTTTACATGGTAAAGTTCGCTTTCGTTTTTGGAGCTATCGTGACGCCGTTCACTACGTATGCCGGCGTTTTTTCAATGATCGCCGACCTTTTGGGCAATAAACAGGCCGATGCGGGGGTAACAGCGCGTTC contains the following coding sequences:
- a CDS encoding UvrD-helicase domain-containing protein; amino-acid sequence: MNHLQGLNDRQREAVLKTEGPVLILAGAGAGKTKTITHRILHLIKSGVKPANVLAITFTNKAAKEMRERVFKLIEESDLNLPVSFDERPFVSTFHSLGVHIIKENAQRLGLTRYFSIFDRSDSRRAVKDALVELGLDPKQYEPNVILSIISKEKGNAVNSSQFYETVGNDYMREIVHNVWQKYDAALRKEKALDFDDLLLKTAELLEKNPEIRAHYEKVWHYIHIDEYQDTNKVQYKIAKLLAGEKKNICVVGDVDQNIYSWRGADIKNILSFERDYPGAQMVTLEENYRSTQTILEVANHIIKKNKNRFEKNLFTKQGTGDSITLYQAFDENDEARFISERAADLISRGTDPSEIAILYRANFQSRALEEAMLNRGVDYQVLGVKFFGRKEVKDVLSYIRAALNRDSLSDLQRVINVPARGIGKVTIAKIFSGMLDRLSASHSEKWASFNSILDDIAKKSMGEKASELVKFVIRRSGLGDSLKDGPDEDLERLENMRELATLATKYDFMVPGEGIAKLLEDASLATDQDEMEENKPAVRLMTIHASKGLEFEYVFITGLEQDLFPHRAMESKRDKRDDEEERRLFYVAVTRAKKKLYMSHASMRTIYGSRQVTVPSEFIFDIPEKYLEQEERATSGGKVIYFDI
- the rsmA gene encoding 16S rRNA (adenine(1518)-N(6)/adenine(1519)-N(6))-dimethyltransferase RsmA → MLFAKKSLGQNFLISPRIVGAIVNAGNVVPGERVIEIGPGKGVLTKALLEAGAHVKAIEKDDRLIPVLAETFKEDIAKGALELVHDDIMEMDLNEVTNSAYKVIANIPYYVTGGIIRDFLSAQNKPSLMVLMVQKEVAARIVARDGKESVLSLSVKAYARPEISMSVSRGNFFPIPNVDSAVIKLSDIRDPFGDRAAEERFFDVVKAGFGQKRKRLAKNLDAVLSKEEVARKFAELRLDENIRAEDVPLDAWIELAR